CAGCGACGGCCACCGGTTCGTCGTCGCGGGCAACGGACACGACATCCTCAGGTGTTAGTGAATTACCATCTAGTTCAATGACCATCGATCACCACCTCCCCAGCTTTCAGTACGGTTTCGACGAGGTTGATACCGAACGTGTAGGGAATATGAACGTGGCTCGGAGCGTCGATCAGACAGAGATCGGCCGGTGCACTCGGACCGAGCGTCCCCAGACCGCTGTCAGCCCGGTCGAGCGCGCGTGCACCACCGTGTGTGGCAGCCCCGAGCGCCTCAGCTGGCGTCATCTCCATGCCGAGACAGCCGAGTGCCACGGCAAACCCCATGCTCGGTGAATGACAGTTGGGATTGAAATCCGAAGCGAGCGCGACGGACGCGCCCCGATCTATAAACGCGTGTGCATCAGCGTACTCGGCACCGAGTGAAAACGCGGTTCCCGGCAGTAAAACGGGTGTCACCCCCGACGCTTCGAGCGCGTCGATGTCCGCTTGCTCGGCGTGTAGGAGATGGTCCGCACTCGTCGCACTGAGTTCGGCGGCCAGCTGTGCACCGCCCAGTCGAACGAACTCTTCGGCGTGAACTTTCGGCGTGAGTCCGTGGTCCATCCCAGCGGTGAGCACCCGACGCGACTGTTCGACGTCGAACACGTCCGCTTCACAGAACACGTCGCAGAATTCGGCAATGCCCTGACGCTCGATAGCTGGCAGCTGTTCGGTGATGATCGATTCGACGTAGTCGTCTGCGGTCCAGCTCTCGGGCACTGCGTGGGCACCCATGTACGTCGGTACTACGTCGATCGGATGGGTATCGTCGGCACGCTCGATCACCGAGAGCATCCGGAGTTCCGTCTCCGAATCCAATCCGTAGCCGGATTTTATCTCCACCGTGGTGGTGCCATGGGTGAGCATTACGTCGAGATACCCTAACAGTCGATCGAGCAGTTCCTCTTCGCTCGCGTTTCTGGTCGCCCGGACCGTTCTGAGGATGCCTCCGCCCTCTTCAAGGATCTCCTGATAGGACGCACCGCGGAGCTTCGCTTCGAACTCATCCGAGCGATCGCCAGCGAACAGCGCGTGGGTGTGTGAATCCACGAAGCCCGGAATCACCGTTTGCCCGCTCGCGTCGATGGCTCGCACGGCGTTTTCCGGCGGATACGCCCGCGTTATTTCCTCGGTCGGTCCAACCGCGACGATCGTCCCGTCTTCCATTGCGATCGCACCGTCTTCTACCCGGTCGAGACCGTTCTCTCCCGGTCCGATGACGATTTCGCTCGCCTCGTGAATGATGGTTTGTGTCATGTCGTGTCCTCCGTGGTCCATGCGCTCAAAACGTGAGCGATCGCGCGCGCGCCAGCAACAGCCGTTCGATCGCCCCGATCGAGCGGCGGCGCGCACTCGACGACTTCGAATCCCGCGACGCGGTCGTCGTTTGCG
The sequence above is drawn from the Halocatena salina genome and encodes:
- the hutI gene encoding imidazolonepropionase produces the protein MTQTIIHEASEIVIGPGENGLDRVEDGAIAMEDGTIVAVGPTEEITRAYPPENAVRAIDASGQTVIPGFVDSHTHALFAGDRSDEFEAKLRGASYQEILEEGGGILRTVRATRNASEEELLDRLLGYLDVMLTHGTTTVEIKSGYGLDSETELRMLSVIERADDTHPIDVVPTYMGAHAVPESWTADDYVESIITEQLPAIERQGIAEFCDVFCEADVFDVEQSRRVLTAGMDHGLTPKVHAEEFVRLGGAQLAAELSATSADHLLHAEQADIDALEASGVTPVLLPGTAFSLGAEYADAHAFIDRGASVALASDFNPNCHSPSMGFAVALGCLGMEMTPAEALGAATHGGARALDRADSGLGTLGPSAPADLCLIDAPSHVHIPYTFGINLVETVLKAGEVVIDGH